From Girardinichthys multiradiatus isolate DD_20200921_A chromosome 3, DD_fGirMul_XY1, whole genome shotgun sequence, the proteins below share one genomic window:
- the sybu gene encoding syntabulin isoform X2, with protein MEETGNKAVSSTMGPFQEYEEKKSPEKGSPRSRIPRLVLHRFRPKDKGSPLSDSLLSEEDGKECDISSEHSKRTISTNSFCSDDTGCPTSQSVSPSKTPSGSERSPHGSPTLPERKTKVKRVRVMAASGGEACSTPRHKRELRSALRAQGSEADFSSSSSTGSLKTKEILTSSLVGKKASSRCHGPRIRMFPVFKPAGVPSVKHDSELYAPYRTPPRAASSTLSSSCNSSPTNRRVTLGRYHSCGDNHGIRPPNPEQYLTPLQQKEVNIRHLKTKLLESENKVHDRENEIGELKAQLCRMREDWIEEECHRVEAQLSLKEARKEIRQLRQVVETMKNSLMEKDKGIQKYFIDINIQNRKLESLLHSMELAQSGSTLQDEGALDFMCDRSEGDKKLLGEEESGMELGNAGAEAMADSGLLVNDEMANREDIFEQVFISNAVDFSQDSVSKPKSPVESGAEKPALSEEGQLVHASTPPPASPPVGLSSTVIISSSPSYHQKTDKEVQTNLLPISPDLQALLQLLKFHGASLGDAALTAPSSLLDFPILPTSKSTVDQSGSERLQPSILGGPNTSTDTSSSDLTKSSRFMEELDFGVQEEKPFESASKILVDKSYWSSNFLVDLVAVAAPVLPTVAWLYSRHGVDGSTPVYNIGALIRGCCIMGLHSLRHVTRRPNT; from the exons ATGGAAGAaacgg GGAATAAAGCTGTGTCAAGCACGATGGGACCATTTCAAGAATATGAG gaAAAGAAATCTCCTGAAAAAGGAAGCCCTCGCAGCCGCATCCCACGTTTGGTTCTCCATCGTTTCCGACCAAAGGACAAGGGATCGCCTCTATCTGATTCCCTTTTATCCGAGGAAGACGGTAAGGAGTGTGACATCAGTTCTGAGCACTCCAAGAGAACTATCAGCACCAACAGTTTTTGCTCTG ATGACACCGGCTGCCCCACTAGTCAGTCTGTGTCCCCCTCCAAAACCCCGTCAGGCTCAGAGCGGAGTCCCCATGGGTCGCCGACACTGCCAGAGCGCAAAACCAAAGTGAAGAGGGTGAGGGTGATGGCAGCGAGTGGAGGAGAGGCCTGCAGCACACCAAGGCACAAGAGGGAGCTGAGGTCAGCCCTAAGAGCCCAAG GCAGTGAGGCAGATTTCAGTTCCTCCAGCAGCACAGGCAGCCTGAAGACCAAGGAAATCCTCACGTCGAGTTTGGTTGGAAAGAAAGCTTCCTCACGCTG TCACGGTCCTCGCATCAGAATGTTCCCAGTATTCAAACCAGCTGGGGTCCCATCTGTGAAGCATGATTCAGAACTTTATGCTCCCTACAGGACTCCTCCAAGAGCTGCTTCTTCAACTCTCAGCAGCAGCTGTAACTCCAGTCCCACTAATAG AAGAGTGACTTTGGGCCGCTACCACTCCTGTGGAGACAACCACGGCATCAGGCCCCCGAACCCTGAGCAGTACCTAACTCCACTGCAACAGAAGGAAGTGAACATCAGACACCTGAAAACCAAGCTGTTGGAGTCAGAGAACAAAGTTCATGACAG AGAGAATGAGATTGGGGAGCTGAAGGCCCAGCTTTGCAGAATGAGAGAAGACTGGATTGAAGAGGAATGCCACAGAGTGGAGGCACAACTGTCCCTCAAAGAAGCCCGCAAAGAGATCAGGCAGCTGCGTCAGGTGGTGGAAACTATGAAGAACAGCCTGATGGAGAAGGATAAGGGAATACAGAAGTATTTCATTGATATCAACATCCAAAACAGGAAGCTGGAGTCCCTGCTGCACAGCATGGAGCTTGCCCAAAGTGGTTCTACCCTCCAAGATGAGGGTGCCCTGGACTTTATGTGTGACCGTTCTGAAGGGGATAAGAAGTTGTTGGGGGAGGAAGAGAGTGGGATGGAGCTGGGAAATGCGGGAGCGGAGGCAATGGCAGACAGTGGTCTGTTGGTGAATGATGAGATGGCTAACAGAGAGGACATTTTTGAGCAGGTCTTCATATCTAATGCAGTGGATTTCAGTCAGGACTCCGTTTCCAAGCCAAAGTCCCCAGTAGAGTCGGGTGCTGAGAAGCCTGCTCTGTCAGAAGAGGGACAGTTGGTGCATGCATCTACTCCACCCCCAGCATCTCCACCAGTTGGACTTTCATCCACAGTCATTATCTCTTCAAGCCCATCATACCATCAGAAGACAGACAAAGAAGTTCAGACTAACCTTCTGCCCATATCGCCAGACCTGCAGGCTCTACTTCAGCTTCTGAAGTTCCATGGGGCATCACTTGGGGATGCTGCTCTTACAGCTCCCAGCAGTCTCCTGGATTTCCCAATCCTACCCACATCTAAATCCACTGTTGATCAGTCAGGCTCAGAACGTTTGCAGCCTAGCATTCTTGGTGGTCCTAACACTTCCACTGATACCAGTAGTTCAGACCTCACAAAGAGCAGCCGGTTCATGGAGGAGCTGGACTTTGGTGTCCAGGAAGAGAAACCTTTTGAGTCAGCAAGCAAGATACTGGTGGATAAGAGTTACTGGAGCAGCAACTTTCTGGTTGATCTGGTGGCAGTGGCAGCCCCTGTGTTGCCCACTGTGGCCTGGTTGTACTCGCGACACGGTGTGGACGGAAGCACTCCAGTGTACAACATTGGGGCTCTGATTAGGGGCTGTTGCATCATGGGATTGCACTCACTTCGTCATGTCACTCGCAGGCCAAACACATAA
- the sybu gene encoding syntabulin isoform X1 codes for MFPAKNKSLDFYFTCHSLGNKAVSSTMGPFQEYEEKKSPEKGSPRSRIPRLVLHRFRPKDKGSPLSDSLLSEEDGKECDISSEHSKRTISTNSFCSDDTGCPTSQSVSPSKTPSGSERSPHGSPTLPERKTKVKRVRVMAASGGEACSTPRHKRELRSALRAQGSEADFSSSSSTGSLKTKEILTSSLVGKKASSRCHGPRIRMFPVFKPAGVPSVKHDSELYAPYRTPPRAASSTLSSSCNSSPTNRRVTLGRYHSCGDNHGIRPPNPEQYLTPLQQKEVNIRHLKTKLLESENKVHDRENEIGELKAQLCRMREDWIEEECHRVEAQLSLKEARKEIRQLRQVVETMKNSLMEKDKGIQKYFIDINIQNRKLESLLHSMELAQSGSTLQDEGALDFMCDRSEGDKKLLGEEESGMELGNAGAEAMADSGLLVNDEMANREDIFEQVFISNAVDFSQDSVSKPKSPVESGAEKPALSEEGQLVHASTPPPASPPVGLSSTVIISSSPSYHQKTDKEVQTNLLPISPDLQALLQLLKFHGASLGDAALTAPSSLLDFPILPTSKSTVDQSGSERLQPSILGGPNTSTDTSSSDLTKSSRFMEELDFGVQEEKPFESASKILVDKSYWSSNFLVDLVAVAAPVLPTVAWLYSRHGVDGSTPVYNIGALIRGCCIMGLHSLRHVTRRPNT; via the exons ATGTTTCCTGCTAAAAATAAAtcactggatttttattttacctgccATTCATTAGGGAATAAAGCTGTGTCAAGCACGATGGGACCATTTCAAGAATATGAG gaAAAGAAATCTCCTGAAAAAGGAAGCCCTCGCAGCCGCATCCCACGTTTGGTTCTCCATCGTTTCCGACCAAAGGACAAGGGATCGCCTCTATCTGATTCCCTTTTATCCGAGGAAGACGGTAAGGAGTGTGACATCAGTTCTGAGCACTCCAAGAGAACTATCAGCACCAACAGTTTTTGCTCTG ATGACACCGGCTGCCCCACTAGTCAGTCTGTGTCCCCCTCCAAAACCCCGTCAGGCTCAGAGCGGAGTCCCCATGGGTCGCCGACACTGCCAGAGCGCAAAACCAAAGTGAAGAGGGTGAGGGTGATGGCAGCGAGTGGAGGAGAGGCCTGCAGCACACCAAGGCACAAGAGGGAGCTGAGGTCAGCCCTAAGAGCCCAAG GCAGTGAGGCAGATTTCAGTTCCTCCAGCAGCACAGGCAGCCTGAAGACCAAGGAAATCCTCACGTCGAGTTTGGTTGGAAAGAAAGCTTCCTCACGCTG TCACGGTCCTCGCATCAGAATGTTCCCAGTATTCAAACCAGCTGGGGTCCCATCTGTGAAGCATGATTCAGAACTTTATGCTCCCTACAGGACTCCTCCAAGAGCTGCTTCTTCAACTCTCAGCAGCAGCTGTAACTCCAGTCCCACTAATAG AAGAGTGACTTTGGGCCGCTACCACTCCTGTGGAGACAACCACGGCATCAGGCCCCCGAACCCTGAGCAGTACCTAACTCCACTGCAACAGAAGGAAGTGAACATCAGACACCTGAAAACCAAGCTGTTGGAGTCAGAGAACAAAGTTCATGACAG AGAGAATGAGATTGGGGAGCTGAAGGCCCAGCTTTGCAGAATGAGAGAAGACTGGATTGAAGAGGAATGCCACAGAGTGGAGGCACAACTGTCCCTCAAAGAAGCCCGCAAAGAGATCAGGCAGCTGCGTCAGGTGGTGGAAACTATGAAGAACAGCCTGATGGAGAAGGATAAGGGAATACAGAAGTATTTCATTGATATCAACATCCAAAACAGGAAGCTGGAGTCCCTGCTGCACAGCATGGAGCTTGCCCAAAGTGGTTCTACCCTCCAAGATGAGGGTGCCCTGGACTTTATGTGTGACCGTTCTGAAGGGGATAAGAAGTTGTTGGGGGAGGAAGAGAGTGGGATGGAGCTGGGAAATGCGGGAGCGGAGGCAATGGCAGACAGTGGTCTGTTGGTGAATGATGAGATGGCTAACAGAGAGGACATTTTTGAGCAGGTCTTCATATCTAATGCAGTGGATTTCAGTCAGGACTCCGTTTCCAAGCCAAAGTCCCCAGTAGAGTCGGGTGCTGAGAAGCCTGCTCTGTCAGAAGAGGGACAGTTGGTGCATGCATCTACTCCACCCCCAGCATCTCCACCAGTTGGACTTTCATCCACAGTCATTATCTCTTCAAGCCCATCATACCATCAGAAGACAGACAAAGAAGTTCAGACTAACCTTCTGCCCATATCGCCAGACCTGCAGGCTCTACTTCAGCTTCTGAAGTTCCATGGGGCATCACTTGGGGATGCTGCTCTTACAGCTCCCAGCAGTCTCCTGGATTTCCCAATCCTACCCACATCTAAATCCACTGTTGATCAGTCAGGCTCAGAACGTTTGCAGCCTAGCATTCTTGGTGGTCCTAACACTTCCACTGATACCAGTAGTTCAGACCTCACAAAGAGCAGCCGGTTCATGGAGGAGCTGGACTTTGGTGTCCAGGAAGAGAAACCTTTTGAGTCAGCAAGCAAGATACTGGTGGATAAGAGTTACTGGAGCAGCAACTTTCTGGTTGATCTGGTGGCAGTGGCAGCCCCTGTGTTGCCCACTGTGGCCTGGTTGTACTCGCGACACGGTGTGGACGGAAGCACTCCAGTGTACAACATTGGGGCTCTGATTAGGGGCTGTTGCATCATGGGATTGCACTCACTTCGTCATGTCACTCGCAGGCCAAACACATAA
- the sybu gene encoding syntabulin isoform X5 produces MEETGNKAVSSTMGPFQEYEEKKSPEKGSPRSRIPRLVLHRFRPKDKGSPLSDSLLSEEDGKECDISSEHSKRTISTNSFCSDDTGCPTSQSVSPSKTPSGSERSPHGSPTLPERKTKVKRVRVMAASGGEACSTPRHKRELRSALRAQGSEADFSSSSSTGSLKTKEILTSSLVGKKASSRWTPPRAASSTLSSSCNSSPTNRRVTLGRYHSCGDNHGIRPPNPEQYLTPLQQKEVNIRHLKTKLLESENKVHDRENEIGELKAQLCRMREDWIEEECHRVEAQLSLKEARKEIRQLRQVVETMKNSLMEKDKGIQKYFIDINIQNRKLESLLHSMELAQSGSTLQDEGALDFMCDRSEGDKKLLGEEESGMELGNAGAEAMADSGLLVNDEMANREDIFEQVFISNAVDFSQDSVSKPKSPVESGAEKPALSEEGQLVHASTPPPASPPVGLSSTVIISSSPSYHQKTDKEVQTNLLPISPDLQALLQLLKFHGASLGDAALTAPSSLLDFPILPTSKSTVDQSGSERLQPSILGGPNTSTDTSSSDLTKSSRFMEELDFGVQEEKPFESASKILVDKSYWSSNFLVDLVAVAAPVLPTVAWLYSRHGVDGSTPVYNIGALIRGCCIMGLHSLRHVTRRPNT; encoded by the exons ATGGAAGAaacgg GGAATAAAGCTGTGTCAAGCACGATGGGACCATTTCAAGAATATGAG gaAAAGAAATCTCCTGAAAAAGGAAGCCCTCGCAGCCGCATCCCACGTTTGGTTCTCCATCGTTTCCGACCAAAGGACAAGGGATCGCCTCTATCTGATTCCCTTTTATCCGAGGAAGACGGTAAGGAGTGTGACATCAGTTCTGAGCACTCCAAGAGAACTATCAGCACCAACAGTTTTTGCTCTG ATGACACCGGCTGCCCCACTAGTCAGTCTGTGTCCCCCTCCAAAACCCCGTCAGGCTCAGAGCGGAGTCCCCATGGGTCGCCGACACTGCCAGAGCGCAAAACCAAAGTGAAGAGGGTGAGGGTGATGGCAGCGAGTGGAGGAGAGGCCTGCAGCACACCAAGGCACAAGAGGGAGCTGAGGTCAGCCCTAAGAGCCCAAG GCAGTGAGGCAGATTTCAGTTCCTCCAGCAGCACAGGCAGCCTGAAGACCAAGGAAATCCTCACGTCGAGTTTGGTTGGAAAGAAAGCTTCCTCACGCTG GACTCCTCCAAGAGCTGCTTCTTCAACTCTCAGCAGCAGCTGTAACTCCAGTCCCACTAATAG AAGAGTGACTTTGGGCCGCTACCACTCCTGTGGAGACAACCACGGCATCAGGCCCCCGAACCCTGAGCAGTACCTAACTCCACTGCAACAGAAGGAAGTGAACATCAGACACCTGAAAACCAAGCTGTTGGAGTCAGAGAACAAAGTTCATGACAG AGAGAATGAGATTGGGGAGCTGAAGGCCCAGCTTTGCAGAATGAGAGAAGACTGGATTGAAGAGGAATGCCACAGAGTGGAGGCACAACTGTCCCTCAAAGAAGCCCGCAAAGAGATCAGGCAGCTGCGTCAGGTGGTGGAAACTATGAAGAACAGCCTGATGGAGAAGGATAAGGGAATACAGAAGTATTTCATTGATATCAACATCCAAAACAGGAAGCTGGAGTCCCTGCTGCACAGCATGGAGCTTGCCCAAAGTGGTTCTACCCTCCAAGATGAGGGTGCCCTGGACTTTATGTGTGACCGTTCTGAAGGGGATAAGAAGTTGTTGGGGGAGGAAGAGAGTGGGATGGAGCTGGGAAATGCGGGAGCGGAGGCAATGGCAGACAGTGGTCTGTTGGTGAATGATGAGATGGCTAACAGAGAGGACATTTTTGAGCAGGTCTTCATATCTAATGCAGTGGATTTCAGTCAGGACTCCGTTTCCAAGCCAAAGTCCCCAGTAGAGTCGGGTGCTGAGAAGCCTGCTCTGTCAGAAGAGGGACAGTTGGTGCATGCATCTACTCCACCCCCAGCATCTCCACCAGTTGGACTTTCATCCACAGTCATTATCTCTTCAAGCCCATCATACCATCAGAAGACAGACAAAGAAGTTCAGACTAACCTTCTGCCCATATCGCCAGACCTGCAGGCTCTACTTCAGCTTCTGAAGTTCCATGGGGCATCACTTGGGGATGCTGCTCTTACAGCTCCCAGCAGTCTCCTGGATTTCCCAATCCTACCCACATCTAAATCCACTGTTGATCAGTCAGGCTCAGAACGTTTGCAGCCTAGCATTCTTGGTGGTCCTAACACTTCCACTGATACCAGTAGTTCAGACCTCACAAAGAGCAGCCGGTTCATGGAGGAGCTGGACTTTGGTGTCCAGGAAGAGAAACCTTTTGAGTCAGCAAGCAAGATACTGGTGGATAAGAGTTACTGGAGCAGCAACTTTCTGGTTGATCTGGTGGCAGTGGCAGCCCCTGTGTTGCCCACTGTGGCCTGGTTGTACTCGCGACACGGTGTGGACGGAAGCACTCCAGTGTACAACATTGGGGCTCTGATTAGGGGCTGTTGCATCATGGGATTGCACTCACTTCGTCATGTCACTCGCAGGCCAAACACATAA
- the sybu gene encoding syntabulin isoform X6: MVLFDGKRCFSGSEADFSSSSSTGSLKTKEILTSSLVGKKASSRCHGPRIRMFPVFKPAGVPSVKHDSELYAPYRTPPRAASSTLSSSCNSSPTNRRVTLGRYHSCGDNHGIRPPNPEQYLTPLQQKEVNIRHLKTKLLESENKVHDRENEIGELKAQLCRMREDWIEEECHRVEAQLSLKEARKEIRQLRQVVETMKNSLMEKDKGIQKYFIDINIQNRKLESLLHSMELAQSGSTLQDEGALDFMCDRSEGDKKLLGEEESGMELGNAGAEAMADSGLLVNDEMANREDIFEQVFISNAVDFSQDSVSKPKSPVESGAEKPALSEEGQLVHASTPPPASPPVGLSSTVIISSSPSYHQKTDKEVQTNLLPISPDLQALLQLLKFHGASLGDAALTAPSSLLDFPILPTSKSTVDQSGSERLQPSILGGPNTSTDTSSSDLTKSSRFMEELDFGVQEEKPFESASKILVDKSYWSSNFLVDLVAVAAPVLPTVAWLYSRHGVDGSTPVYNIGALIRGCCIMGLHSLRHVTRRPNT; this comes from the exons ATGGTGTTGTTTGATGGGAAAAGATGTTTCTCAG GCAGTGAGGCAGATTTCAGTTCCTCCAGCAGCACAGGCAGCCTGAAGACCAAGGAAATCCTCACGTCGAGTTTGGTTGGAAAGAAAGCTTCCTCACGCTG TCACGGTCCTCGCATCAGAATGTTCCCAGTATTCAAACCAGCTGGGGTCCCATCTGTGAAGCATGATTCAGAACTTTATGCTCCCTACAGGACTCCTCCAAGAGCTGCTTCTTCAACTCTCAGCAGCAGCTGTAACTCCAGTCCCACTAATAG AAGAGTGACTTTGGGCCGCTACCACTCCTGTGGAGACAACCACGGCATCAGGCCCCCGAACCCTGAGCAGTACCTAACTCCACTGCAACAGAAGGAAGTGAACATCAGACACCTGAAAACCAAGCTGTTGGAGTCAGAGAACAAAGTTCATGACAG AGAGAATGAGATTGGGGAGCTGAAGGCCCAGCTTTGCAGAATGAGAGAAGACTGGATTGAAGAGGAATGCCACAGAGTGGAGGCACAACTGTCCCTCAAAGAAGCCCGCAAAGAGATCAGGCAGCTGCGTCAGGTGGTGGAAACTATGAAGAACAGCCTGATGGAGAAGGATAAGGGAATACAGAAGTATTTCATTGATATCAACATCCAAAACAGGAAGCTGGAGTCCCTGCTGCACAGCATGGAGCTTGCCCAAAGTGGTTCTACCCTCCAAGATGAGGGTGCCCTGGACTTTATGTGTGACCGTTCTGAAGGGGATAAGAAGTTGTTGGGGGAGGAAGAGAGTGGGATGGAGCTGGGAAATGCGGGAGCGGAGGCAATGGCAGACAGTGGTCTGTTGGTGAATGATGAGATGGCTAACAGAGAGGACATTTTTGAGCAGGTCTTCATATCTAATGCAGTGGATTTCAGTCAGGACTCCGTTTCCAAGCCAAAGTCCCCAGTAGAGTCGGGTGCTGAGAAGCCTGCTCTGTCAGAAGAGGGACAGTTGGTGCATGCATCTACTCCACCCCCAGCATCTCCACCAGTTGGACTTTCATCCACAGTCATTATCTCTTCAAGCCCATCATACCATCAGAAGACAGACAAAGAAGTTCAGACTAACCTTCTGCCCATATCGCCAGACCTGCAGGCTCTACTTCAGCTTCTGAAGTTCCATGGGGCATCACTTGGGGATGCTGCTCTTACAGCTCCCAGCAGTCTCCTGGATTTCCCAATCCTACCCACATCTAAATCCACTGTTGATCAGTCAGGCTCAGAACGTTTGCAGCCTAGCATTCTTGGTGGTCCTAACACTTCCACTGATACCAGTAGTTCAGACCTCACAAAGAGCAGCCGGTTCATGGAGGAGCTGGACTTTGGTGTCCAGGAAGAGAAACCTTTTGAGTCAGCAAGCAAGATACTGGTGGATAAGAGTTACTGGAGCAGCAACTTTCTGGTTGATCTGGTGGCAGTGGCAGCCCCTGTGTTGCCCACTGTGGCCTGGTTGTACTCGCGACACGGTGTGGACGGAAGCACTCCAGTGTACAACATTGGGGCTCTGATTAGGGGCTGTTGCATCATGGGATTGCACTCACTTCGTCATGTCACTCGCAGGCCAAACACATAA
- the sybu gene encoding syntabulin isoform X4 — protein MEETGNKAVSSTMGPFQEYEEKKSPEKGSPRSRIPRLVLHRFRPKDKGSPLSDSLLSEEDGKECDISSEHSKRTISTNSFCSGSERSPHGSPTLPERKTKVKRVRVMAASGGEACSTPRHKRELRSALRAQGSEADFSSSSSTGSLKTKEILTSSLVGKKASSRCHGPRIRMFPVFKPAGVPSVKHDSELYAPYRTPPRAASSTLSSSCNSSPTNRRVTLGRYHSCGDNHGIRPPNPEQYLTPLQQKEVNIRHLKTKLLESENKVHDRENEIGELKAQLCRMREDWIEEECHRVEAQLSLKEARKEIRQLRQVVETMKNSLMEKDKGIQKYFIDINIQNRKLESLLHSMELAQSGSTLQDEGALDFMCDRSEGDKKLLGEEESGMELGNAGAEAMADSGLLVNDEMANREDIFEQVFISNAVDFSQDSVSKPKSPVESGAEKPALSEEGQLVHASTPPPASPPVGLSSTVIISSSPSYHQKTDKEVQTNLLPISPDLQALLQLLKFHGASLGDAALTAPSSLLDFPILPTSKSTVDQSGSERLQPSILGGPNTSTDTSSSDLTKSSRFMEELDFGVQEEKPFESASKILVDKSYWSSNFLVDLVAVAAPVLPTVAWLYSRHGVDGSTPVYNIGALIRGCCIMGLHSLRHVTRRPNT, from the exons ATGGAAGAaacgg GGAATAAAGCTGTGTCAAGCACGATGGGACCATTTCAAGAATATGAG gaAAAGAAATCTCCTGAAAAAGGAAGCCCTCGCAGCCGCATCCCACGTTTGGTTCTCCATCGTTTCCGACCAAAGGACAAGGGATCGCCTCTATCTGATTCCCTTTTATCCGAGGAAGACGGTAAGGAGTGTGACATCAGTTCTGAGCACTCCAAGAGAACTATCAGCACCAACAGTTTTTGCTCTG GCTCAGAGCGGAGTCCCCATGGGTCGCCGACACTGCCAGAGCGCAAAACCAAAGTGAAGAGGGTGAGGGTGATGGCAGCGAGTGGAGGAGAGGCCTGCAGCACACCAAGGCACAAGAGGGAGCTGAGGTCAGCCCTAAGAGCCCAAG GCAGTGAGGCAGATTTCAGTTCCTCCAGCAGCACAGGCAGCCTGAAGACCAAGGAAATCCTCACGTCGAGTTTGGTTGGAAAGAAAGCTTCCTCACGCTG TCACGGTCCTCGCATCAGAATGTTCCCAGTATTCAAACCAGCTGGGGTCCCATCTGTGAAGCATGATTCAGAACTTTATGCTCCCTACAGGACTCCTCCAAGAGCTGCTTCTTCAACTCTCAGCAGCAGCTGTAACTCCAGTCCCACTAATAG AAGAGTGACTTTGGGCCGCTACCACTCCTGTGGAGACAACCACGGCATCAGGCCCCCGAACCCTGAGCAGTACCTAACTCCACTGCAACAGAAGGAAGTGAACATCAGACACCTGAAAACCAAGCTGTTGGAGTCAGAGAACAAAGTTCATGACAG AGAGAATGAGATTGGGGAGCTGAAGGCCCAGCTTTGCAGAATGAGAGAAGACTGGATTGAAGAGGAATGCCACAGAGTGGAGGCACAACTGTCCCTCAAAGAAGCCCGCAAAGAGATCAGGCAGCTGCGTCAGGTGGTGGAAACTATGAAGAACAGCCTGATGGAGAAGGATAAGGGAATACAGAAGTATTTCATTGATATCAACATCCAAAACAGGAAGCTGGAGTCCCTGCTGCACAGCATGGAGCTTGCCCAAAGTGGTTCTACCCTCCAAGATGAGGGTGCCCTGGACTTTATGTGTGACCGTTCTGAAGGGGATAAGAAGTTGTTGGGGGAGGAAGAGAGTGGGATGGAGCTGGGAAATGCGGGAGCGGAGGCAATGGCAGACAGTGGTCTGTTGGTGAATGATGAGATGGCTAACAGAGAGGACATTTTTGAGCAGGTCTTCATATCTAATGCAGTGGATTTCAGTCAGGACTCCGTTTCCAAGCCAAAGTCCCCAGTAGAGTCGGGTGCTGAGAAGCCTGCTCTGTCAGAAGAGGGACAGTTGGTGCATGCATCTACTCCACCCCCAGCATCTCCACCAGTTGGACTTTCATCCACAGTCATTATCTCTTCAAGCCCATCATACCATCAGAAGACAGACAAAGAAGTTCAGACTAACCTTCTGCCCATATCGCCAGACCTGCAGGCTCTACTTCAGCTTCTGAAGTTCCATGGGGCATCACTTGGGGATGCTGCTCTTACAGCTCCCAGCAGTCTCCTGGATTTCCCAATCCTACCCACATCTAAATCCACTGTTGATCAGTCAGGCTCAGAACGTTTGCAGCCTAGCATTCTTGGTGGTCCTAACACTTCCACTGATACCAGTAGTTCAGACCTCACAAAGAGCAGCCGGTTCATGGAGGAGCTGGACTTTGGTGTCCAGGAAGAGAAACCTTTTGAGTCAGCAAGCAAGATACTGGTGGATAAGAGTTACTGGAGCAGCAACTTTCTGGTTGATCTGGTGGCAGTGGCAGCCCCTGTGTTGCCCACTGTGGCCTGGTTGTACTCGCGACACGGTGTGGACGGAAGCACTCCAGTGTACAACATTGGGGCTCTGATTAGGGGCTGTTGCATCATGGGATTGCACTCACTTCGTCATGTCACTCGCAGGCCAAACACATAA